Sequence from the Clostridium butyricum genome:
CTTAATGAAAAAAATGAAGGAAACTTTAGTAGAAGTCTTGTAGGAAGAGATATGGACGTCTTGGTGGAACAGGAAGTTTCAAAAAAGCCTGGAGTATTTGAAGGTTATACAAGAAATTACGTTAAAGTAGAAATAGTTAATGGTAGTGAGGAAATAATAGGAAAAATAGTTCCATGCAGAATAGAAGAAGCAAACGGTGATTATGTGACTGGAAAATTATTATAAAAAATTGTTATAATAAAATTGAATTGATTAATAGATAATATTAATATAACTGATATTATATTGTTATTATTTATATATAAAAGAAATTCCGTAAAGAATTTCATCTAAAATTGTCAATTCTCAATTTTAAATTGTCAGCTGGCATAAGGGGAGGTGATTTAGTGGAAGACTGTATTTTTTGTAAAATAATAAATGGTGATATACCAAGCAATAAAATATATGAAGATGATAAAGTTTATGCTTTTAATGATATAAATCCTGAAGCACCAATTCATTTTTTAGTAATACCAAAAGAACATATTGAAAGTGCCAATTCAGTAAATGAAAATAATGCTGATGTTATAGCACATATATTTAAGGTTATTAATAAATTAGTAGTAGACCTTGGTGTTGCGGAAAAAGGCTACAGAATTGTAAATAACTGTGGAGAAGATGGTGGTCAAACTGTAAAACATTTACATTTTCATGTGCTTGGAGGAAGGAATTTACAATGGCCACCAGGCTAAAGTAAATATTATTTGAAATATGTCAGGATTTTTGCTTAATTTCTTGACAGTAATTATTTAAATATTGTATAATACAATATGTGTTATTAAGCCCATAGCTGAGTTAATTTAAGCTAGCGGAGGGAGGGATATTAAATGTCAGAAATCAAAGTTGGAGAAAACGAAACACTTGAAAGTGCGTTAAGAAGATTTAAAAGAAAATGTGCTAGAGCTGGTGTTATCTCAGAAGTTAGAAAGAGAGAACATTATGAAAAGCCAAGCGTAAAGAGAAAGAAAAAATCAGAAGCTGCAAGAAAGAGAAAATTCAAATAGGCTTATGGTTTCCTTTGAAAGAGGGTACAATTATGTCAATTATTAAAGATAGATTACAAGAAGATTGGAAAGCTGCTTTAAAGACAAAGGACAAATTTACAGCTAACGTAATTAGCACTGCAAAATCGGCACTATTATTGGTGGAAAAAACTGATAATAGAAAGCTAGAAGATGATGAAGTCATCAGCATATTAGCTAAGGAAGTTAAGCAAAGACGTGAATCTCTAGTTGAGTTTGAAAAAGGAAACAGACAAGATTTAGTGGATCAGTGTAAAGCTGAAATAGAGATTTTGTTAAAATACCTTCCTCAACAGTTAGATGAAGAAGAGATAAGAAAAATAATAATAGAATCAGCTGAACAAGTGGGTGCAAATAGCATTAAGGATATGGGAAAAGTTATGTCAGCTGTTAAACCTAAAGTTGTAGGCAGAGCTGATGGTAAACTTGTAAGTCAGATTGTAAAAGACTATTTAAATAATAAATAATAAAAGAACTCAAGATTTTCTTGAGTTCTTTTATTATTTTTATCTAAAAATTCAAGTTTTAAGTTATTATTTATTTGCTAAATATAAAAAATTACTTGAAATCATAAACTTTCAAATGTTAACTGATAAAATTTGTGCATTAAATAGAGAATCCTAACATAAATTACAATGAGTAAGTTTAAATAGGAGGACAGTATGGAAGAGAAATTTCAAAAAGGACGAGAAAAAATATTGAATAAATTAGAGTTTCCCAGTGATATTTCAATGGACCTTCCCAAGATAATAGTAATTGGAAATAGAGAAATAACAATTGAAAATCACAGAGGAATAATAGCGTTTGAAAGTTCTATGGTTAAAATAAATTCAAGAATAGGTGCAATAATAATAAAGGGAAGAAACTTTGAAATATTATTTATTGGTGAGACAAGCATGACTATCAGCGGTAAATTTGAAGGAATATCATATGAGGAGAGTAAGATATGATATTTAATAAATTTATTTCTGGAAAATTAACCATAGAAGTAAAAGCGCTTAGGGCTGAAAAAATATTAAATGCTATCTGGAATAAAGGTATTCCAGTTAACAATGTTATTAAACTTGATTTAACAACTATTATGTTTGATGCAGAGTATGCAAATTATGATGAAATACTATCTATAGTAAAAAAGTATAAAGGTAAAATTAGGATAACTAATAAGAATGGATGGCTTTTTAGGCTGATAGAACTAAAAAAAAGTATATCTTTAGTTGTAGGAGTGTTTATTTTTTTTGGAATAATATATGGATTATCTAACTATATATGGTCTATTGATATAGAAACAAAAGAAAATCTTACTCCATTTGAAGTAAGAAGGCAGCTTGATTCTATTGGAATAAAACCAGGTTTGAAAAAAACAGATATAAATGTATATGAAATAGAGAGAAAAATGCAGACTATAAATAATCAGATAATGTGGATAAGAACAAGGATTGAGGGTTCAACGTTACATTTAGTAATAGAAGAAAAGGTTAATCCTCCATCAACTGAAGCGAAAGAGTCTGATTCGGTTGTGGCAAAAACTGATGGAGAGATAAAAAGAGTATACACATACTCTGGAAATCCAGCTGTAGTACCAGGAGACATAGTAAAAGAAGGTGATGTATTAATCCATCCAGTTCAAGGAAGAGAGGGATTTGAAGTAGATACAAAACCAAAAGGAAAAGTAATTGCAAATACATTCTATGATAAATATATGGAAGTTCAGGTTGATGGTGAAAAACTTGAGAGAAGTGGAGATAAACAAAGCGATATATATCTAAGCTTTTGGGGCAGAAAAATTTACTTGAAAAAAGTTATAAATAAATTTCAGTATTATGATAAAATAGAAGAAAACAATGGAGTTTTTAACAGTATAGTATATTTTGAGAAAAAGGCAACTCCTGTAGAGGGAGATAAAGATAAAATTATTGAGGACGCATGTAATAAACTAGAGGATTCTCTGAAAAGAACCCTTAGCAATGATGTTAAAATAATAAATAAGGACATTACAACAGAAGATATTGGTGAAGGAAAATTGTTAGTAAAAGTTATATTTACAGTAGAACAGGATATAGCTAAGAATATATCGTGATTTTTTATTGAAGATGAAAAGGTGATTAACATGAAGGTTAAACAAGATATTAATATTAAAAAAAGGAATAATATAAGAAGAATATTGTTATTTGTAAGTGTTTTTGTATTATCATATTTATTGCTTATAACAGCAATAAAGCCTCAACAGTATAGTTTAGAGGTAGGAGATATACCGAGATCAGATATAAAGGCTCCAAGAGATACAATAGATGAAAGAGCAACAAAGGAAGCCGAAGATAAGGCTTTAGAGAAGGTTGATAAACAGTATACTCAAAAAGCAGAAGTCAAAAAGCAAGCAGAAGATAATGTTATACTTCTTTTTGAAAAATTAAATACTATAATAAATAATCAAAGTGCTCAGACAGCCACATCTACAAGTGTTGAGAGTAATGTTAGCGAACTGAAAAAAATAGAAGGTATTGCTTTAAGTGAGGATGAATATAAAGAACTTTTAAATATTCCAAAAGAGCAATTAAGCTCTTTACAGAAGGATGTTTTAAATATAATAGATAAAACTTATGAGAAAAATATTAATGAAAAGGATGATGAGAGTTTAAATATAGCTAGAGACAGTGCAGTTTCTTTAGTAGAAAAATTAAATTTGGCAGATAAGCTTAAATATGTGCTTGAGGAATTGGTTAAAGGTCAGATAAATCCAAACTGTTTTTATGATGAAGAAAAAACACAAGAATTAATAGATGAAACTCGTAAATCAGTAGCAAAAGTAGTAATTAAACAAAATCAGATTATAGTTAAAGAAGGTGTACCTGTAACTCAAAATCAATTAGATATTCTATCTGATTTAGGAATGCTTGATGATGGTAAGAATACTTCTATATATTTATATGTATATATTGTGCTTGCGATGTTTGTAGGTATAATTATGTTTCTTCAATACAATTATATTGATAGAAATTATTCAGAAATATTTAAAAATACTAAGAAAATAACACTAATAAGTGTAATTAATCTTATGACACTTGTATTTGCTAGAACAATAGGTTTGGTATCACCGTTCTTAATACCTTTTGCATGTGCACCAATATTATTGACATTACTTATTAATTATAAAATATCAATAGTAATAAGTATATTAAATGTGATAGTAATAAGTATAGCTACAGGGGTTGATGCACAGGTTATGATGCTTGGGGTTATTAGTTCAATATTAGGTGCCACTCTTTTGAAAAAAATGCAACAGAGAAATGAACTTTTATATTCAACTTTATATCTATCAATAGTAGGTGTAATAATTACAGTGTCTACAGGAATATTAATATCGAGCAATTTAAGAGAAGTGTTGATTAAAAGTGGAATAACATTTATAGGCGGTGTTTTATCAGGAATATTTGCACTAGGAATACTTCCGTTTTTGGAAGGAACATTTAATGAAGTTACAACACTAAAGCTTTTAGAATTATCAAATCCAAATCATCCGCTTTTGAAAAAGTTGTTAATGGAAGCACCAGGAACATATCACCATAGTATGCTTGTTGCTAATCTTGCAGAAATGGCATCAGAGGAAGTGGGAGCAAATTCGGTAATAGTAAGAATTGGATCATACTATCATGATGTTGGAAAAACAGAAAGACCGTATTTCTTTGGTGAAAATCAGATGGGAGGAGAAAATCCTCATAATCATATGACTCCTAATTTGAGTGCAAAAATTATAATTTCTCATGTTAAAGATGGTATTGAACTTGCAAGAAAGCATAATCTTCCTAAAGTTATTCAGGATATAATAGGAGAGCATCATGGAACAACACTTGTTAAATACTTTTATTATACAATGAAAAATAATAGTGAAAATCCAGAAGCAGTTAAAGAAGAAGATTATAGATATCCAGGTCCAATTCCTAATTCTAAGGAAGCAGGAATAATTATGCTTGCTGATAGTGTTGAAGCAGCAGTTAGATCCATAAAGGAACCTAGTGAAGATAAGATTAAGGAAATGATAAATAATATCATTAGTGATAAATTATCATGTGGTCAGCTTAATGACTGCAATCTTACAATAAAGGATATAGAAAAGATTAAGAAGTGTTTTTTAACAGCATTAAATGGAATATATCACCATAGAATTGAGTATCCTAAAGAAAAAATTAAGAGTTTAAATGAAGAGAATAATGACAATAATAAAAATGAGGAGAAAACTAAATGATTTATGTAGATAACAGACAGAAAAAAATAGAAGTAGATAATAGATTAGAAGAGGAACTTAAAAAAGTTATAGAATTTGCTCTTAAAGAAGAAGAGGTAGAAATTCCATGTGAAGTTTCTTTGTTATTTGTAGATAATGAAGAAATACGTGAAATTAATAATGAGACAAGAAATATTGATAGGGAAACTGATGTGTTATCTTTTCCTATGCTTGATTACGACAATAAAAAAATCTTTAAGGAAATGTATAAGGGTTATGAATTTTCGCAGAGTGATTTTGATGGAGAAGAACTTGTTCTTGGTGATATAGTTCTATCTTTAGAAAAAGCACTAGAACAAAGCTTAGAATTCAATCATTCTTTTGAAAGAGAAGCTTCATATCTCGTAGTACATTCAGTACTTCATCTTTTAGGATATGATCATATGGAAGAAGAAGATAAAGTTATAATGAGAAAAAGAGAAGAAGAAATTCTAAATGAACTTAACATAACAAGAGAAATATAAAATACGAGCTGATAGTTAATACTAAAATATAATAAATTAACTATCAGCTTTAAATTCTTAAATGAGTGGAGTTGAGTTGGGGCTATGAAAATGAAAAAAGTTCTAGATAGTTTTAATAATGCAATAAATGGGATAATAGATACAGTGCGTACAGAACGTAATATGAAAATACATCTTATAGTATCTTTATTTATCTTAATAGGGTGTTTTTTCTTTGATGTCACAAAGTATGAATTTTTGATTCTTGCAGTTACTATATCAATGGTTATAAGTGCTGAAATAGTGAATACAGCTATAGAGGCTGCTATAGATATGACGACTAATTATTATCATCCTTTGGCAAAGGTTGCAAAAAATGCAGCAGCAGGTGCTGTGCTGGTAACAGCCATAAATGCAGTTGTAGTTGGGTATATAATATTTTGGGATAAGTTATCAAATCTTTCATATACACTTGTAAAAAGAGTAAAAACATCAGAACCATATACTATATTTATTGTTCTTGTTATTGTATGTATAGCAACAATAATAGTTAAAGCGATTTTTGGGGAAGGGACCCCTTTAAAAGGAGGTATGCCAAGCGGACATAGTGCATTGGCATTTTCAATTGCTACAGCTATATCTTTGATAACTGAAGAACCAATATGTATACTTTTAAGCTTTTTACTTGCAGTAATAACTGCACAAAGTAGAGTGGATTCAGAAGTTCATACTGTTTTAGAAGTTGTTGTTGGTGCTGTTTTTGGGATGCTTCTCACTGTTTTTATATTTACTGTATTTAGGATTTAATAATTAATGTGATTAATAAATATGAAATTGTATACACTAAAAATATTTTTAAATGTTAAATATAACTTTACTTATTAAAAAGCCAGTTATAAACAATTGTCTATTGAAAATAAATAGAGTATACTATTAACTATAGCAGGTGAAAATTAAAGAGAAAATAAATTTAATTTAGTTTGTGAAAATATTCTAAAATTTTATCATATATCATTAACATATAATTTGAGTCATGTATAGATTATAGTATAAAATATTGCTTAATATATGTGTATTCGAATATAATTTTAAGATGTAAATTTAGTAATTTATAAACTTATAAGACAAAACTTTAAAAAGAAGCCTAGAAATCTAGGCTATAAGGAGGAAGAATGTTTAAATCAGGATTTGTAACAATTGTTGGAAGACCTAATGTTGGAAAATCAACTTTATTAAATTATATAATGGGAGAAAAATTATCTATAGTTTCTAATAAGCCTCAAACTACTAGAAATAATATACAGACAATATTAACTGGTGATGATTTTCAAATGGTGTTTGTTGATACTCCAGGAATACATAAACCTAAACATAAATTAGGAGAGTTCATGGTTAATTCTGCAAAGGAATCAACAAAAGATGTTGATTTAGTTTTGTTTTTAACTAACCCATGTGAAGAAATAGGTAAAGGTGATAGATTTATATTAGAAACATTAAAAGGTAAAAAATGTCCAGTATTTTTTGTACTAAATAAAGTTGATGAGAATACTCAAGACAGAGTAGCAAAAACATTAGAAATGTTTTCTAAAGAATTTGAATTTGCTGAAATAGTACCAATTTCCGCTATAAAAGGTAAAAATGTAGATGCTTTATTAGACTTAATGAAAAAAGCTATGCCAGAAGGTCCTAAATATTATCCAGATGATATGATAACAGATGTTCAAGAAAAATTTGTTATATCTGAAATAGTAAGAGAAAAGGCGTTAAGAACTTTAAGGGATGAAGTGCCACATGGTATTGCAGTAGATATACTTCAAATGAAACAAAACGAAAGAGGAACATACCACATTGAAGTGGATCTAATATGTGAAAAAGATTCTCATAAGGGAATAATAATTGGAAAGAATGGTCAGACACTTAAAAGAATTGGCGAAACATCAAGATATGAAATAGAAAAATTCCTAAGAGCAAAAGTTAATATAAAAATATGGGTTAAGGTTAGAAAAGAATGGCGTGATAATCAAAACTTATTGAAAGAATTAGGGTATAAGAAGAGTAAATAGGAGATGATTAATCTGTCAGTTTTTGAGACTAAAGCAGTAATAATAAAAACTCAAGATTATAGAGAAAACGATAAGCTGGTTTGGTTCTATACTGAAAAACTTGGAAAGATAACAGCTATAGTAAGAGGGGCTAAAAAGAGCAAGAGTAAGTTTTTATCTCTTACTCTGCCCTTGTGCTATGGTGAATATATGGTGTATAAGGGTAAAAATTTATATACTCTTCAAGAAGGGAAAATAATAAACTCATTTCAAGGACTTTTAAATAATTTAGACAAACTTACTTATTCTTCTTATTTGTGTGAGTTAATTGATATTGCTTGTGAAGAAAATGAAGTGAATGAGAAACTTTTTAAAGATCTTGTTACAATATTGTATTTACTAAATACGGATGTACTTGACTATGAAATTTTAATTAGGGCCTTTGAAATAAAATTATTAAAAGCAACAGGATATAGTTTAACATTAGACACTTGTAGCATATGCAGGAAAAGACTAGGTGTTTCTAATTATATAAGCTTATCTTCCTTTGGGGGAGTATGTGAAGAGTGTCCTAAGGAACATGGGGTATATATATCTAAGGGTGCATATAATGCTTTAAGGTATTTAATGACAGTTAATGTAGATAAGCTATATAGATTGAATTTAAACAATGAGATAAAACATGAAATAGAAAAGGTAACGACCTTTTTTATAGCTAATAATTATACAAAGAAACCTAAAAGCTTAGAAATGTTGAAATTTATTAAGGAGTGATTATTTATGGAAAATATAACATTAGAACAAGTTGATGTAGTACGTGAAAGATGCAATGTGTCTTATGCACAAGCAAAAGAAGCTCTTGAGGCTTGTAATGGAGATGTACTTGAAGCGATAATCTATATAGAACAAAATCAAAAGAAAGAAAATGAAAATAGTGAAACTAAAGAAAATGAGTATGCTTTTAATGCAATATCTATGGAAGAGTTAAAAAATCTGATAAAAGGTTTGATTGAAAAAGGTAATGTTACAAGAATAAAAATTAAAAAGGATGATAAAGAAATATTAGATATACCTGTTAATGCTGGAATAGCAGCTAGTGTAATAGCAATTACAATTCCACCAATATTAGCAGCTGTTGTTATTGCAGCTATAGCAACTCAAATTACTATTGAAGTGACAAAGGAAGATGGATCGGTAGAAGTTATTAATAAGTATGTTACTCAGGTAGCTAATGATGTTAAAAATAAGGCATCAGATTTAGCTGATGTAGTTAAGAATAAAGTTAATGATGTTAAGACAGAAGTTAAAAATTCAAAAGATGAAGATGGAAAAACATTTACTGGTGGAGAAACAATATATACTTATACAGTAGATTTTGAAGAAGAAAAGAAAAATAATTCTGACGAAAATTAGCTTAATATTACAATAAAAAATAGAAAAAATAATTTAAAATCACTATACAAGAGATATTTAATAAATTTGTTTGATTTTTCTGAAAATTCACTCTAGTAAAACACGAAAATAGTGTTATAATAAAAGTGTGATAAAAATGAATATTATTCAAATATTTCTTGTATTTATAGAAAGAGGGATAAATTTGAAATTATCACCTAGACAGGAAGAGATAATAAATTTAGTAAAAGAAAATCAACCAATAACAAGCGAAGCGCTAGCTGAGAGATTAGGTGTTACAAGGGCAGCTTTAAGAGCTGATTTAGCAGTACTTACTATGATAGGTACATTAGATGCTAGACCTAAGGTTGGTTATGTATATCAAGGTAAATCATCAAGCGGCTTAGTTTATCAGCATATAAGTAAAATAAAGGTATCTGAAATAATGTCAAAACCTACCACTGTTAATGAAGACACAATGGTGTATGATGCAATCGTATACTTGTTTTTAAACGATGTAGGAACATTGTTTATTGAGAATAATGGAATATTAACTGGTGCGGTTTCTAGAAAGGATTTTCTTAAAATTTCAATAGGTGGAACTGATATACACAAGGTTCCAGTTGGAGTTATAATGACAAGAATGCCTAACATAATATGTGCCTGTAAAGATGATAATGCATATGATTTGGCTAAAAAAATTATAGAACACGAGATTGATAGTATACCGATAGTTGAAAATGTTGAGAATAGTCAAGAAAAGGAACAATTTAGGATTATCGGTAAGGTTTCTAAGACAAATATTACAAAATTATTTGTTAAACTTGGAAGTAATGGAGAATAAATTTGGGAAAAAAGGGAATTATTTATTAGGGTAACTACGAATTTTTATAAGAAGTTCGTTAGTATATATATTATTGAGAAATTTATAGGAAAAGAGGGAGTATTGATATGACAAAGAAATACGTTTATCTTTTTAGTGAGGGAAATGCTTCAATGAGGAATCTGCTTGGAGGAAAGGGCGCAAACTTAGCAGAAATGACAAAGATAGGAATTCCAGTTCCAAGTGGGTTTACAGTTACGACAGAGGCATGTACTAAGTATCATGAAGATGGTCAAGAGATTTCATCTGAAATTCTAGATGAAGTATATGCAAGTTTAACAAAGCTTGAAGAAATTACAGGTAAAAAATTCGGAGATAATACAAATCCTCTATTAGTTTCAGTAAGATCTGGTGCAAGAGTATCAATGCCTGGTATGATGGACACTATATTAAATTTAGGATTGAACGATATAGCTGTTGAAGCTATGGCTAGTTTAACTAATAATCCTAGATTTGCATATGACTCATATAGAAGATTTATCCAAATGTTCTCTGATGTTGTTATGGATATTGAAAAGAGATTATTTGAAAATAAGATTGATGAAATAAAAGAAAAAAATGGCGTAGAATTCGATACTCAACTAACAGCAGATGATTTAAAAGAATTAGTTGCTCAATTTAAGGAAATATATAAAAAAGAAAAAGGCGAAGATTTTCCACAAGATCCAAAGGTACAGCTAGTAGAATCAATCAAAGCTGTATTTAGATCATGGGAAAACCCAAGAGCTATTGTATATAGAAGGTTAAATGATAT
This genomic interval carries:
- a CDS encoding histidine triad nucleotide-binding protein, giving the protein MEDCIFCKIINGDIPSNKIYEDDKVYAFNDINPEAPIHFLVIPKEHIESANSVNENNADVIAHIFKVINKLVVDLGVAEKGYRIVNNCGEDGGQTVKHLHFHVLGGRNLQWPPG
- the rpsU gene encoding 30S ribosomal protein S21, whose protein sequence is MSEIKVGENETLESALRRFKRKCARAGVISEVRKREHYEKPSVKRKKKSEAARKRKFK
- a CDS encoding GatB/YqeY domain-containing protein — its product is MSIIKDRLQEDWKAALKTKDKFTANVISTAKSALLLVEKTDNRKLEDDEVISILAKEVKQRRESLVEFEKGNRQDLVDQCKAEIEILLKYLPQQLDEEEIRKIIIESAEQVGANSIKDMGKVMSAVKPKVVGRADGKLVSQIVKDYLNNK
- the yqfC gene encoding sporulation protein YqfC; protein product: MEEKFQKGREKILNKLEFPSDISMDLPKIIVIGNREITIENHRGIIAFESSMVKINSRIGAIIIKGRNFEILFIGETSMTISGKFEGISYEESKI
- the yqfD gene encoding sporulation protein YqfD; translation: MIFNKFISGKLTIEVKALRAEKILNAIWNKGIPVNNVIKLDLTTIMFDAEYANYDEILSIVKKYKGKIRITNKNGWLFRLIELKKSISLVVGVFIFFGIIYGLSNYIWSIDIETKENLTPFEVRRQLDSIGIKPGLKKTDINVYEIERKMQTINNQIMWIRTRIEGSTLHLVIEEKVNPPSTEAKESDSVVAKTDGEIKRVYTYSGNPAVVPGDIVKEGDVLIHPVQGREGFEVDTKPKGKVIANTFYDKYMEVQVDGEKLERSGDKQSDIYLSFWGRKIYLKKVINKFQYYDKIEENNGVFNSIVYFEKKATPVEGDKDKIIEDACNKLEDSLKRTLSNDVKIINKDITTEDIGEGKLLVKVIFTVEQDIAKNIS
- a CDS encoding HD family phosphohydrolase, yielding MKVKQDINIKKRNNIRRILLFVSVFVLSYLLLITAIKPQQYSLEVGDIPRSDIKAPRDTIDERATKEAEDKALEKVDKQYTQKAEVKKQAEDNVILLFEKLNTIINNQSAQTATSTSVESNVSELKKIEGIALSEDEYKELLNIPKEQLSSLQKDVLNIIDKTYEKNINEKDDESLNIARDSAVSLVEKLNLADKLKYVLEELVKGQINPNCFYDEEKTQELIDETRKSVAKVVIKQNQIIVKEGVPVTQNQLDILSDLGMLDDGKNTSIYLYVYIVLAMFVGIIMFLQYNYIDRNYSEIFKNTKKITLISVINLMTLVFARTIGLVSPFLIPFACAPILLTLLINYKISIVISILNVIVISIATGVDAQVMMLGVISSILGATLLKKMQQRNELLYSTLYLSIVGVIITVSTGILISSNLREVLIKSGITFIGGVLSGIFALGILPFLEGTFNEVTTLKLLELSNPNHPLLKKLLMEAPGTYHHSMLVANLAEMASEEVGANSVIVRIGSYYHDVGKTERPYFFGENQMGGENPHNHMTPNLSAKIIISHVKDGIELARKHNLPKVIQDIIGEHHGTTLVKYFYYTMKNNSENPEAVKEEDYRYPGPIPNSKEAGIIMLADSVEAAVRSIKEPSEDKIKEMINNIISDKLSCGQLNDCNLTIKDIEKIKKCFLTALNGIYHHRIEYPKEKIKSLNEENNDNNKNEEKTK
- the ybeY gene encoding rRNA maturation RNase YbeY; translated protein: MIYVDNRQKKIEVDNRLEEELKKVIEFALKEEEVEIPCEVSLLFVDNEEIREINNETRNIDRETDVLSFPMLDYDNKKIFKEMYKGYEFSQSDFDGEELVLGDIVLSLEKALEQSLEFNHSFEREASYLVVHSVLHLLGYDHMEEEDKVIMRKREEEILNELNITREI
- a CDS encoding diacylglycerol kinase; translated protein: MKMKKVLDSFNNAINGIIDTVRTERNMKIHLIVSLFILIGCFFFDVTKYEFLILAVTISMVISAEIVNTAIEAAIDMTTNYYHPLAKVAKNAAAGAVLVTAINAVVVGYIIFWDKLSNLSYTLVKRVKTSEPYTIFIVLVIVCIATIIVKAIFGEGTPLKGGMPSGHSALAFSIATAISLITEEPICILLSFLLAVITAQSRVDSEVHTVLEVVVGAVFGMLLTVFIFTVFRI
- the era gene encoding GTPase Era, yielding MFKSGFVTIVGRPNVGKSTLLNYIMGEKLSIVSNKPQTTRNNIQTILTGDDFQMVFVDTPGIHKPKHKLGEFMVNSAKESTKDVDLVLFLTNPCEEIGKGDRFILETLKGKKCPVFFVLNKVDENTQDRVAKTLEMFSKEFEFAEIVPISAIKGKNVDALLDLMKKAMPEGPKYYPDDMITDVQEKFVISEIVREKALRTLRDEVPHGIAVDILQMKQNERGTYHIEVDLICEKDSHKGIIIGKNGQTLKRIGETSRYEIEKFLRAKVNIKIWVKVRKEWRDNQNLLKELGYKKSK
- the recO gene encoding DNA repair protein RecO; this encodes MINLSVFETKAVIIKTQDYRENDKLVWFYTEKLGKITAIVRGAKKSKSKFLSLTLPLCYGEYMVYKGKNLYTLQEGKIINSFQGLLNNLDKLTYSSYLCELIDIACEENEVNEKLFKDLVTILYLLNTDVLDYEILIRAFEIKLLKATGYSLTLDTCSICRKRLGVSNYISLSSFGGVCEECPKEHGVYISKGAYNALRYLMTVNVDKLYRLNLNNEIKHEIEKVTTFFIANNYTKKPKSLEMLKFIKE
- a CDS encoding DUF4342 domain-containing protein, which produces MENITLEQVDVVRERCNVSYAQAKEALEACNGDVLEAIIYIEQNQKKENENSETKENEYAFNAISMEELKNLIKGLIEKGNVTRIKIKKDDKEILDIPVNAGIAASVIAITIPPILAAVVIAAIATQITIEVTKEDGSVEVINKYVTQVANDVKNKASDLADVVKNKVNDVKTEVKNSKDEDGKTFTGGETIYTYTVDFEEEKKNNSDEN
- a CDS encoding helix-turn-helix transcriptional regulator; translated protein: MKLSPRQEEIINLVKENQPITSEALAERLGVTRAALRADLAVLTMIGTLDARPKVGYVYQGKSSSGLVYQHISKIKVSEIMSKPTTVNEDTMVYDAIVYLFLNDVGTLFIENNGILTGAVSRKDFLKISIGGTDIHKVPVGVIMTRMPNIICACKDDNAYDLAKKIIEHEIDSIPIVENVENSQEKEQFRIIGKVSKTNITKLFVKLGSNGE